The Burkholderia cepacia genome includes a region encoding these proteins:
- a CDS encoding long-chain fatty acid--CoA ligase — MDKIWLKSYPPGVPAEIDASPYPSVPDLLDESFRQYRDRTAFVCMGKGITYGELDKLSRQFGAWLQSRGLARGARVAIMMPNVLQYPVAIAAVLRAGYAVVNVNPLYTPRELEHQLKDSGAEAIVILENFASTLQAVIANTSVKHVVVASMGDLLGIKGWLVNYVVRNVKKMVPVWQLPAYTRFKAALSEGARQTFKAQKIGPDDVAFLQYTGGTTGVAKGATLLHRNIVSNVLQAGAWHHPAHEKFPEVKQFVTVVALPLYHVFALTVCGFLTMRTGGMGILIPNPRDIAGMIKELKGYQISTIPAVNTLYNALLNHPEFNQLDLSKLVIANGGGMAIQEGVAKRWYEKTHTAIIEGYGLSETSPVATCNPVTATEYSGTIGLPLPSTEVAIRDDAGNDVALGEPGEICIRGPQVMAGYWNRPDETAKVMFADGFFKTGDVGVMDARGYVKIVDRKKDMILVSGFNVYPNEVEDVVASHPGVFEVAAVGVPDEHSGEAVKLFIVKKDPALTDKDILAYCKERLTGYKRPKLVEFRTELPKTNVGKILRRELRDGRA; from the coding sequence ATGGACAAAATTTGGCTGAAATCGTACCCACCCGGCGTTCCAGCCGAAATTGACGCGTCTCCTTATCCATCCGTTCCAGACCTGCTCGACGAAAGCTTCCGGCAGTACCGCGACCGCACGGCGTTCGTCTGCATGGGCAAGGGCATCACGTACGGCGAACTCGACAAGTTGTCGCGCCAGTTCGGCGCCTGGCTGCAATCGCGCGGGCTTGCGCGCGGGGCGCGCGTCGCGATCATGATGCCGAACGTGCTGCAGTACCCGGTGGCGATCGCCGCGGTACTGCGCGCGGGCTACGCCGTCGTCAACGTCAATCCGCTCTACACACCGCGCGAGCTCGAACATCAGCTGAAGGACAGCGGTGCCGAGGCGATCGTCATCCTCGAGAATTTCGCGTCGACGCTGCAGGCTGTCATCGCGAATACGAGCGTCAAGCACGTCGTCGTCGCGTCGATGGGCGATCTGCTGGGCATCAAGGGATGGCTCGTCAACTACGTCGTGCGCAACGTGAAGAAGATGGTGCCGGTGTGGCAGCTTCCGGCCTACACCCGATTCAAGGCCGCGCTGTCGGAAGGCGCGCGGCAGACATTCAAGGCGCAGAAGATCGGCCCCGACGACGTCGCGTTCCTGCAATACACGGGCGGGACGACAGGCGTGGCGAAGGGGGCGACGCTGCTGCACCGGAACATCGTGTCGAACGTGCTGCAGGCAGGCGCCTGGCACCATCCGGCTCATGAGAAGTTCCCGGAGGTGAAACAGTTCGTGACCGTTGTCGCGCTGCCGCTGTATCACGTGTTCGCGCTGACCGTCTGCGGTTTCCTGACGATGCGTACCGGGGGCATGGGCATCCTGATTCCGAACCCGCGCGACATCGCCGGCATGATCAAGGAGCTGAAGGGCTACCAGATCTCGACGATCCCGGCGGTCAACACGCTGTATAACGCGCTGCTGAACCACCCCGAATTCAATCAGCTCGACCTGTCGAAGCTCGTGATCGCCAACGGCGGTGGCATGGCGATCCAGGAAGGCGTTGCGAAACGCTGGTATGAAAAGACCCATACGGCGATCATCGAAGGATACGGGCTGTCCGAAACGTCGCCGGTCGCGACCTGCAACCCGGTGACGGCGACCGAATACAGCGGGACGATCGGCTTGCCGCTGCCGTCGACCGAAGTGGCGATTCGCGACGATGCAGGCAACGACGTCGCGCTCGGCGAACCCGGCGAGATTTGCATCCGCGGGCCGCAGGTGATGGCCGGCTACTGGAATCGGCCGGACGAGACCGCGAAGGTCATGTTCGCGGACGGCTTCTTCAAGACGGGCGACGTCGGCGTGATGGATGCGCGGGGTTACGTGAAGATCGTCGACCGGAAGAAGGACATGATTCTCGTATCGGGCTTCAACGTGTACCCGAACGAAGTCGAGGACGTGGTGGCGTCGCATCCGGGCGTGTTCGAGGTGGCGGCTGTCGGCGTGCCCGACGAGCATTCCGGCGAAGCCGTGAAGCTGTTCATCGTGAAGAAGGACCCTGCGCTCACCGACAAGGACATCCTCGCCTACTGCAAGGAGCGCCTCACGGGCTACAAGCGGCCGAAGCTGGTCGAGTTCCGTACGGAGCTGCCGAAAACGAACGTCGGCAAGATCCTGCGGCGCGAATTGCGCGACGGACGCGCCTGA
- a CDS encoding porin translates to MKKSLLALVALGAFAGAAHAQSSVTLYGIIDEGLLFNNNAGGKHLYSMASGVMQGSRFGLRGTEDLGGGLKAIFTLENGFDVNTGGLKQGGLEFGRQAYVGLSSQYGTVTLGRQYDSVVDFVGPLEAGDQWGGYIAAHPGDLDNFNNAYRVNNAVKFTSQTYGGFSFGGLYSFGGQAGQFSKNQVWSLGAGYNNGPLVLGVGYLNARTPNQFGGMFNNGSTASTTIASTPIYGPYAATANTYQVIGAGGAYTFGAATIGATYSNTKFKGFSAGPFVNQTATFNNGEINFKYQLTPALILGAAYDYTQGSKIDGNSAAKYHQGSLGVDYFLSKRTDVYAIGVYQHASGKTLDPKSNQPVDATAAINGLDPSSTKNQVAARVGIRHKF, encoded by the coding sequence ATGAAAAAGTCGCTTCTCGCGCTCGTCGCGCTGGGCGCGTTCGCTGGCGCTGCCCATGCGCAAAGCAGCGTGACGCTTTACGGCATCATCGATGAAGGCCTGCTCTTCAACAACAACGCAGGCGGCAAGCACCTGTACAGCATGGCCAGCGGCGTGATGCAAGGCAGCCGCTTCGGCCTGCGCGGCACCGAAGACCTCGGTGGCGGCCTGAAGGCGATCTTCACCCTCGAAAACGGTTTCGACGTGAACACCGGCGGCCTCAAGCAGGGCGGCCTCGAATTCGGCCGTCAGGCTTACGTCGGCCTGTCGAGCCAGTACGGTACGGTCACGCTGGGTCGTCAATACGACTCCGTCGTCGACTTCGTCGGCCCGCTCGAGGCAGGCGACCAGTGGGGCGGCTACATCGCCGCTCACCCGGGCGACCTCGACAACTTCAACAACGCCTATCGCGTGAACAACGCGGTCAAGTTCACGAGCCAGACCTATGGCGGCTTCTCGTTCGGCGGCCTGTACAGCTTCGGCGGTCAGGCAGGCCAGTTCTCGAAGAACCAGGTCTGGTCGCTCGGCGCCGGCTACAACAACGGCCCGCTGGTCCTGGGCGTCGGTTACTTGAACGCGCGTACGCCGAACCAGTTCGGCGGCATGTTCAACAACGGTTCGACCGCATCGACGACGATCGCATCGACGCCGATCTATGGTCCGTACGCAGCGACCGCCAACACGTACCAGGTCATCGGTGCGGGCGGCGCATACACGTTCGGCGCAGCAACGATCGGCGCGACGTACTCGAACACGAAGTTCAAGGGCTTCTCGGCAGGCCCGTTCGTGAACCAGACCGCGACGTTCAACAACGGCGAAATCAACTTCAAGTATCAGCTGACCCCGGCGCTGATTCTCGGCGCGGCGTACGACTATACGCAAGGCAGCAAGATCGACGGCAACTCGGCAGCCAAGTACCACCAAGGCTCGCTGGGCGTCGACTACTTCCTGTCGAAGCGCACCGACGTCTACGCGATCGGCGTGTACCAGCACGCATCGGGCAAGACCCTTGATCCGAAATCGAATCAGCCGGTCGATGCAACCGCGGCGATCAACGGCCTCGACCCGTCGTCCACCAAGAACCAGGTCGCGGCACGCGTCGGCATCCGTCACAAGTTCTAA
- the coq7 gene encoding 2-polyprenyl-3-methyl-6-methoxy-1,4-benzoquinone monooxygenase — MVFDELISEFDRGLRSLTGISRMSRPVPAPAEAPAAELTPAERTHAAGLMRVNHVGEVCAQALYQAQKLTARTASAKAMFEEAAREEEDHLAWTAHRLKELDSRPSLLNPLWYAGSLAIGMAAGALGDKVSLGFMAETERQVESHLEGHLSTLPAADTASRAIVDQMRIDEVKHGKAAADAGGIELPLPARMLMRAASKVMTSTAYYL, encoded by the coding sequence ATGGTGTTTGATGAACTGATCAGCGAATTCGATCGCGGCCTGCGGTCGCTGACGGGCATTAGCCGGATGAGCCGGCCGGTGCCCGCGCCGGCCGAGGCGCCCGCCGCCGAACTGACGCCCGCGGAGCGTACGCATGCCGCCGGGCTGATGCGCGTCAACCACGTCGGCGAGGTATGCGCTCAGGCGCTGTACCAGGCGCAGAAACTCACCGCGCGCACGGCATCCGCGAAGGCGATGTTCGAGGAAGCCGCGCGCGAGGAGGAGGATCACCTCGCATGGACCGCGCACCGCCTGAAAGAACTCGACTCGCGCCCGAGCCTGCTGAACCCGCTCTGGTATGCGGGTTCGCTCGCGATCGGCATGGCTGCCGGCGCGCTCGGCGACAAGGTCAGCCTCGGCTTCATGGCCGAGACCGAACGGCAGGTCGAGAGCCATCTCGAAGGTCACCTGTCGACGCTGCCGGCGGCCGATACCGCGTCGCGCGCGATCGTCGACCAGATGCGGATCGACGAGGTGAAGCACGGCAAGGCCGCCGCCGACGCAGGCGGGATCGAACTGCCGCTGCCCGCACGAATGCTGATGCGCGCCGCGTCGAAAGTCATGACGAGCACTGCGTACTATCTGTGA
- the mraZ gene encoding division/cell wall cluster transcriptional repressor MraZ yields MFQGASALTLDAKGRMSVPARYREALQGQAEGRVTVTKHPDGCLLLFPRPEWEVFRAKIAALPMDAHWWRRIFLGNAMDVDLDSAGRILVSPELRMAAGLEKEVMLLGMGSHFELWDSQTYNAKEQAAMAQGMPDALKNFTF; encoded by the coding sequence GTGTTCCAAGGGGCGTCGGCGCTGACGCTCGATGCGAAAGGGCGGATGTCGGTGCCGGCTCGCTATCGCGAAGCGCTGCAAGGACAGGCAGAAGGACGGGTGACTGTGACCAAGCACCCGGACGGCTGCCTGTTGCTGTTTCCGCGCCCCGAATGGGAAGTGTTCCGCGCCAAGATCGCCGCGCTGCCGATGGACGCGCACTGGTGGCGGCGCATTTTTCTCGGCAATGCGATGGACGTCGATCTCGACAGCGCCGGCCGGATTCTTGTATCGCCCGAGCTGCGCATGGCAGCCGGACTGGAAAAGGAAGTCATGTTGTTGGGAATGGGTAGTCACTTCGAGCTGTGGGATTCGCAGACCTACAACGCGAAGGAGCAGGCGGCGATGGCGCAGGGCATGCCCGACGCGCTGAAGAATTTCACGTTCTGA
- the rsmH gene encoding 16S rRNA (cytosine(1402)-N(4))-methyltransferase RsmH, translated as MGNELRHRTVLLDEAVESLVTRPDGVYVDGTFGRGGHSRAVLARLAPAGRLIAFDKDPRAIETAQGIEDARFSIVHDSFASMRDALAARGVEKVSGVLLDLGVSSPQVDDPARGFSFRADGPLDMRMDPTRGESAAEWLARASVQELTEVIRDYGEERFAFQIAKALVARRAESDRLGPLDTTGELAQIVGHVVKTREKGKDPATRTFQAIRIHVNQELADLQVVLDAALSLLEQGGRLVVISFHSLEDRIVKRFMQAHASAPAVDRRLPIRAVDLPSPPLRIISRQFPSEAEVAANPRARSAVMRIAERVTP; from the coding sequence ATGGGAAACGAATTGCGGCATCGGACGGTGCTGTTGGATGAAGCGGTCGAATCGCTCGTGACGCGGCCGGACGGCGTTTATGTCGACGGCACGTTCGGGCGCGGCGGTCATAGCCGCGCGGTGCTCGCGCGGCTGGCGCCGGCCGGGCGGCTGATCGCGTTCGACAAGGATCCGCGAGCGATCGAGACGGCGCAGGGCATCGAGGATGCGCGTTTCTCGATCGTGCATGACAGCTTTGCATCGATGCGCGACGCGCTTGCGGCGCGCGGCGTCGAGAAGGTGTCGGGTGTGTTGCTTGACCTGGGCGTGTCCTCGCCGCAGGTGGACGATCCGGCGCGCGGCTTCAGCTTCCGCGCCGATGGTCCGCTGGACATGCGGATGGATCCGACGCGCGGCGAGTCGGCGGCCGAATGGCTCGCACGGGCTTCGGTGCAGGAATTGACGGAGGTGATACGGGATTATGGGGAAGAACGGTTTGCTTTTCAGATTGCAAAGGCGCTTGTTGCTCGCCGGGCAGAGTCCGACCGTCTTGGGCCTCTCGACACCACGGGCGAGCTTGCCCAAATCGTGGGTCACGTCGTCAAAACCCGTGAGAAGGGCAAGGATCCGGCAACCCGCACCTTTCAGGCTATACGGATTCACGTCAATCAAGAGCTTGCGGACCTGCAAGTCGTACTAGACGCGGCACTGTCGTTGCTGGAGCAAGGGGGGCGGCTGGTGGTCATCAGCTTTCATTCACTCGAGGACCGGATCGTCAAGCGATTCATGCAGGCGCACGCGAGTGCGCCTGCGGTCGATCGTCGCCTGCCGATCCGCGCCGTCGACCTCCCGAGCCCGCCGCTCAGGATCATCAGCCGCCAGTTTCCGAGTGAAGCGGAAGTCGCCGCGAACCCGCGCGCCCGCTCGGCCGTGATGCGCATTGCGGAGCGCGTCACGCCATGA
- the ftsL gene encoding cell division protein FtsL, producing MSRFNIFLLIIVMGCALSVVNSTNQQRQIFIQLQRAQSQERQLQQDYAQLQYQQSALSKTSRIEQLANDSLKMQPISTGRTQYLTLPPGAAKAIDAPIPASADMAGKGKGGAR from the coding sequence ATGAGCCGCTTCAATATCTTCCTGCTGATCATCGTGATGGGCTGCGCGCTGTCGGTCGTCAATTCGACGAACCAGCAGCGCCAGATCTTCATCCAGCTGCAGCGTGCGCAGTCGCAGGAGCGTCAGCTCCAGCAGGACTACGCGCAGCTTCAATATCAGCAGAGCGCGCTGTCGAAGACGTCGCGCATCGAGCAGCTTGCGAACGATTCGCTGAAGATGCAGCCGATCTCGACCGGCCGCACGCAATACCTGACGCTGCCGCCGGGCGCGGCGAAGGCGATCGATGCGCCGATCCCGGCTTCGGCGGACATGGCCGGCAAGGGCAAGGGAGGCGCGCGATGA